The genomic segment TGATAAGAATGTGTTGTCATAATGTTGTAAATCCACAACATCTTGATTATGAAGATCAACGAGTAAATCGCCACCTCTCATAATATCGATTAACCAAGGTACGTTCACTTGCATAACGTCAGCAGCTGTACCTCCAGCTAGTTGAGTAACAAGTTTTTCATAGTAACCAGAATACCCCATGTATTCAGGTTTAATATTGATATTTGGATTGAGTTCTTCATACTTTTTGACAGCTTCGATTGTAGCTTCATGTCTTGAATCCCCACCCCACCACATATAGCGTAGAGTTATAGCTTCTTCCTCTTTAGTTTCTTCTTTTGGGTCTTCTTTAGTTGTCTCCTTCTCTTCGACTTTCGTATCATTACTGTTTGTATCTGTAGGCTTTTCACTCTGACAACCAGCAAAAACCCCTATTACTAACGTCATCGTTAGAAGTAACGCAATAACTTTATTCAAAACATTCCCTCCTCATTATTTTCTTAAGTTATCTAAGAACAAATATATCTTATCAAATGATTGATTGTTTTTATAGTAACCTGTGGTATCATAAAGTATCATACCATGTTTACACTAAAGAAAAAGGTATCATTAGATGGTATTATCGGTCTTTCATTATTTCCATCACCAATTTTCATGACGGATAGGCCAGTTTATATTATAATATTGAATGAGAAATAGAACTAGATATAAATATAAAAATCTTTCATAATGTGGACTGGAGGAAATAGCATGTATAATATGATTATCGTAGATGACGAACCTCAGATTAGGAAAGGTCTATCTAAATCCTTCCCTTGGCAACAAGTTGGCTTTCATGTCATTGATACATTTGAGAATGGTCTTGAAGCTATTAATTACCTTAATCTAGATACAACAGATATACAACTCATCTTATGCGATATTAGGATGCCGATCATGAATGGTATACAACTTGCCGAATATGTATATAAAAACATGCCCAATATCACCATGGTTTTTCTCAGCGCTTATGAAGATTTTAATTACGCCAAAGACGCATTACGTTTTGGTGTAAAACGATATATTGTAAAACCAACCAAGTATAATGAACTTCTTATAACATTTGATGAGTTAAGACAGGAATTAGATGAAAAAGCTATTGAACGTCAGGAAACACCTTCTACTTATTATGATAACATCATTCATGAGGTTAATGATTATATTCTTAGTGATTTAGCCAATGCCAACTTAGAAAAAGCAGCTGAAAAGGTTCATATGAGCACCCATTATTTAAGTAAACTCTATAGTCAACAAACCAGTCTCACTTTCTCCACTTTCTTACTCAACAAGAGGATGGAAAAAGCTGCTGAGTTACTGGTAGACTATCGCTATAAAACTTATGAAATCAGTGATCTGTTGGGATATAATAATCCCAAAAACTTTACACGTTGTTTTAAAAAATTCTTTGGCATTACACCAAGAGAATTTCGTATGAAAGGTATAAATTATGACAATAAAAGTTAAATCTATTCGAAGACAATTGTTTATTAAAAGACTGTTAACCACCTTAATTCCTCAGTTGGTAACATTGGCATTATTCCTTTTCTTCACCATTAATATTATGCAAACTTATATTGAATCTAGTATTTATAAGAACTCTCATAATATATTAACCCAAACTCAAGAAAACATGGAATTAATCCTCGATGAAATCAACACTATCCAGTTAATCTATGATTATGATCCTACAATTTCTTCCGAAATGAAAGCAGCTTTGAATAATCAATTGATATCACTAACAGAGCTGTACCTTCTTGATGTTGCTAATCGATTCCTT from the Vallitalea okinawensis genome contains:
- a CDS encoding response regulator transcription factor; the encoded protein is MYNMIIVDDEPQIRKGLSKSFPWQQVGFHVIDTFENGLEAINYLNLDTTDIQLILCDIRMPIMNGIQLAEYVYKNMPNITMVFLSAYEDFNYAKDALRFGVKRYIVKPTKYNELLITFDELRQELDEKAIERQETPSTYYDNIIHEVNDYILSDLANANLEKAAEKVHMSTHYLSKLYSQQTSLTFSTFLLNKRMEKAAELLVDYRYKTYEISDLLGYNNPKNFTRCFKKFFGITPREFRMKGINYDNKS